ttatcacaAATGTTACTCTTtctactgttttatttataatacTTGATAtagtttctttatttatttattgtcacagcacaaaacaagaaaaaacaacagtgaacagCGCAAATGTATAATGTCATGACAAatgtataaacaaacacacaaagactcatttaaatcactgtattttaaaatagcCTTTGAAATATTGATTCACAAGCTTCAAATGCAAAGAATAAGCCACGCATTGGAGTGCAATGACTTAATtaccatctgtttttttaatcattacattttccatttgacTTTTCCTTCGTCTGGTTCCATGGTTGAAATGTAGCTCAGCTAAAGTCAAACCAAAAGCAGCACTGGTCCTCCTGTTATATCAGCAGCCTGTCACTAAAACAGAAACTGACACTTGACATTTTATGCAGTTAAGGCTTTAAATAGCTAATTGATATATCACAGTGGCTTATTTAAGTTTGTCTGTGTCAGTTTACTGCGAAAATCAAGCATGAATAAATAGTCACAAAGACTTCAAGCACATAGGCGCTTTTATGCAAGTGCATTCCATGATAAACTGTTTATCTCGTTAACTGGTCCTGATTATCTCTTGACCTTTTCTTTGCTGGATATTCATGACACTGGTTTAACGTTTAAACTTAAGAATTACAGGAAAAGGTTATAACATGTTGTTTTAGAAGGTACATTAGTTTGTATGAGACACACTCGTGAGGATGTACTGACCCATAAACAGTTGTTAGATGTTATAAATGGTCTGGTTAGAGAGCCTAACAACAGGCCTGGTCTTTAAAACTTGTCTAATTCAAGAGAATTATCATGTCATAATTACTGATTTTTTTAAGAACAATATACACAACCTGCTCTCAGATACTccagtataaaaacaaaaacataaaaataaaaaacacacacatacatgtatgaTTAAAGACGTTGATGCCTCAGCTGTAGTTTGTGTTAAGTGCTAATTGGCAAATGTTAGCACGCTAAAATACCTAACTAAGATGTTTTAGCTCTTAGCTCAAACTACCATTGTGCCAAgtagagctttttttttgtctttgatatttgatttttacattttgtatcaACTTTAATCTTTATATTGTATACAGTGCTGTCGTTTGTAGTCCTAAACACGgaaatcagttagcattttAGCTCTTCCGGTTTCCTCGTCTCGAAGTCTGTGACTTGAgtggttttcagttaaatgtctgaaataatgtgtaattattttttttcttttacacatttaGCTCTAtgacacaaaaatacataattaaatgtcccacaatttaatcataaaatcattttattctttgtcGATGCTAACTCCTTGGTTAGCCTACACAAATACCTCATTGCTACACCATTTTATTGAAGAGGACAACAACAGACACATATCCTTACAAACATATCTACCATCCAGAACATTACATATAGTGACGTGTAAAGTATTAACTAGCCTTTAGAGGTGctaatagttgtttttttgctatCTCTGGACAAAGCCCGGCTTGCTGTTCCCtactgtttccagtctttgtgctaattAGCTAAGCTAACTTGCTGCTATAGCGTAGCCTCTCGTCTCGTTAGCTCCTAAACTATTTCTTTAACATTACGCAGCATTATAGCACACACCGACCTTTTGGTAATGCTCACTCGTCACACACTTTTACCACTTTGATTTATATCATCACAAATGATCCTTCAGAAAAAGTAAATAGAGTAACGTTCGTCTTTCATGTTCTGTTAATCCTCTCAAAACCACTCAGGTTAACTGCTAAAGGATACGTCACTATTAGGCCTACACATACACTTTTAAATTCCTCTCCAAAGGGTTTAAAGGTGCCCCACCACCACATGATCTGCTCTCCTGTTACCGCCGGTGCACTATTAGATTATGTGAATATGCCTAAAcactgtgtgttggtgtgcgaGGTCGGATCCTTACagtgtgcaaagaaaaaaaaaagccagaattACCATTAATAATGGAGCGGAAAATCAATTTCTGAAAATGACACAGCTTTACTTATGTTCCCACCCGCCAACTGACTCTCACTGGGGTCACATATGGACAGATTATTGAAGTCAAACTTCCCCGCAGCAGAAATTAAGTTTAGGACAAACAACTGGCTGCTGTTCAGCTCTTACATGGTAAGCAGTTTCCCCGAAGCATTAAAAGAAATATTCTTGAGCCAGCAGGGAATAAACTCTCACTCTCAGTAAAGATTTGCTTTGTGCTTCCAGGAACTCTATTGTCTCACCTATTTTACCTCACCTTGTTTTAAATGACCAATGTGTAATTTTAATAGATACTGACCGTAATTGACCGTATTAATACTGCATTGACCGATTGGTAAAATAAGGAACATTCTGTCCATTAATTAGACGAGGAGGGTCAACTGACTCTCCTGTGAATTATGATCAAATTAAAAGTAATCATATCAAGATTAATTTTTGAAATTCTACAGCATAatcctataaaaaaaaaaacaaaacactaaaaatgaaaatgcagtcattatcgTCTCGCGCCCATGCCGATGGTAGTCGGATGAAGTTTTGTCGCCCGCAGAGTTTTCCTGGAGCCTCACAGTCGGAGACAACTGAAGTAGCCCGAGGACTTGTTCATAAAGGAAAGGTCATGCTGTGGCTCAACCAGCTCCGTCTCCACAAACACTGCCGGAAAATGATATCAAAATATCCGGTTCTGATGACACTAACCACCCAGAAAATGTCGTGATGTttaagcaaaaaacacaattttataacaactggaaaatgtcccgTTGTTTTGCCagaaatatctggttttgttgccaccaGCGACTTGGAAATATATCCAGTTCTTTCTCCGCTTACACAGCCAGAAAATGGCCCAAAGTCTCCTCCAAAATATTTGGATTTGTTGCCACTACAGCGGCTGGAACATGTCTTGACATCCAGTGTAAAATATCCAGTTTTCGTGCAACTGACACAGCTGGAATATGTCACCACCTCTCATCAAAATatcctgttttgttgccaccaaccaaccaaaaatgttgtgatatgtcatcaaaaatatccagtggtttcacaaaTGAATTTTACAAATGTTGACACTTGATCTCTCGCCTGGCAGCTGTTTTGCACAGCTGTATCGTTACTTGTGATGCTTTAATACTATTACTTAAAGAGCAACTTTAAATTGCTCCTGAAATTCTCGTCTCTGTTGAACCTACAACTTTCCTCAACTCCTCGCACCATTTGCATCTCCGAGCTATCATATTCCAGTTAAATTCCTATTTATTTACCACAGCTCTGGATAATTACACGCTTTTTAAAACAGCTTACGGAAGcgaaaacactgcagctttacATTATGTTATGTTTGACATGGTGCCTTCAATCAGGCAGCGCTCGCTAACTTCGTAAAGAACAGTGGAAAACACGCTCATTAAGCCATTACGCGTGGAGCTTTTTTGTCCTCTGCTGACCTCATGTCACACAAAGTACACTGTGAGTTACAGTGTTCACGTGCAGCATTCGGTCGTCGGATACGATAATATGATTCGATTATACAAGAGGCAATATACATTATAAGATCCcatttgtttattattagtCCGAGCAAATTGGATGAACGTGGCGGACGTCTTCTTCAGTGGGGAGCCAGTGGCTGTTTAACacagtatgtattttatttgattttggagtgaactgtccctttaaaataactgaagaGAAGATTTCCGACATAACCAGACATTAAAATCACCACTTTCTTGACCttgaaaccttaaaaaaaaacaccttaaaaacacagaaaaggtcCACTTGTTCCGCTTTGACCCACATGACCTGGTTTTTATCAGCACATTGAGTTTTCTCAGCTCTCAGTTTGACTTAATTAACCCTTTTGATCGTCTGATATAAGTTCTGACAGCCTGTTGTGTCGATCCACTGTATTCATTATTTGTTATGTCAACATCCTAAAATCCTACAAGAGGCTTTCATCGTGAGgttggaagaaaaacaagattcTGATAATGAACTCATGATTTGCCCAATTTTGTAGCAGTGTAATTATAATGCGACCTGCCCACTCTGGTCACACCACTGCCTCCACCTTCCTGCCCCACTGTGGGTCACATTTAGCTCTAATTTTAAAAGGCTGATGGAGCGCAGCGCTTAGTCTTCAACTCTGCTCCCCGCCTGCAAACTAGCTCCTCATCTGACACCCGAGCTGCACCAACAGGTTcgacttttctgttttttttccatcttgaaTTCGTAATAGTTGCAAAGATTTCTTTCCTTGCTTGAAAACTTCTGTGATGTGTCAAAAGAACTGCATGTTTTGATCTCTTATGATAGTTGGTGACAGTTTTGTATCCTCATGATTAGCTGAATATAATCCGGGTTTCTGAGGAGATTTAGGGGACTTTTGGAGTTGCTTGAGCACCAGAAAACAGATATGAGACTTAAAGAGGTGTGATGGGGAGAAGATGGGACATATTGGGTATTTAAGATACTACGGAGGTTGTATAGTGGAGGCGATTTAAAGTCGTAGTCTAGTTAGAGTTGTCTAGTTGTATAGAGGAGTTTTACAGGCGTTAATGGAAAGCATCAGGATTTAAAGGGGAGTGAAAAGGGTTTGTAGAAGAAACTAGTTGGTTTAGATTGAGATCTGAAGGGGTGCAAGGTATTTACAACGGAGAACAGATGGTTTATAGAGGGGCAAAGGGGGTTTATAGTAGAGTAAAGGGTTTACAGTGGCGTAGAGAGGATTTATAGAGCCTACAGAGGGTTCATGGTGGAGTATAGAGGGCTTATAGAGGGTACAGAAGATTTATAGGGGGATACAAATGGTTTAAAGTGGAGTACAGGGGGTTTATAGAGGGTTTATAGAGGGTTTATGTGGGGTATAGTAGGTTTAAAGATGGGTACAAGGGGTTTATAGATGGTACAGATGATTTATAGAGGGATATAGAGGAAGAAAGAACTGATTTAGAGGAGTATAGGGAGGTATATGTGACGTATAAGGGGGTTGTGGAGTATACAGATGGTTTAAGGTTGGTCGAACAGGGTTCAAGTGGTGCAGTGGTCTGAATATTTAGACTTCAAAAGACCCTGCAGACGTTAGATGTTGGACCAAAAACGTTTTGATGAGAGTCATTCGCAAACTATCTGCAAATGAATTCAATCACTGGCCATTATCTAACATCAAACAAGGACTGACAAGTTGTAAATGTGACAGTGCTGATTGCTCTGCATCTGATCAAAGTGTCCATCAACAGCCGTCCTTGTGTTTTAGATAAATAGGACTAATTCAATTACTCACAAGAGATTTCACTCATTTGTCCTCGGCTTGTGCCAACATACCACATTCCCCAGATATTATCCTAAAATCATCTCCATCGCAGCGATAATTATCTCAATAATAGCATCATCTGGCTTGAATTGAATCTGTAAGAGAAATTAGATGTACAATGATCTGGCCCAGGAGAGCATGATTTCCCGTTTGAAGACCTTCCAGTTGGGTGTCATCCACAAATTTCCAGAGGTTTGCAACAGGAGTCCAATATCTTGGTCTAAATATCTTAACCTTCAGTTATGCTGTTTGCTGATCAATAGCCCTCAAAAGCTTATAAAGTCCTCCTTGTCTTGTTTGTTGTGATCTTTCAATCAGTACAGATTCCTCCTGTGCATGGTGCCCATTATTTTCTGAGGGGGAAGCCCAGCTAATTTAGATTTCCTTAGCTTGAGTTTGAGCATCTTCTGGTGCAATAATACAACAAGATTTAAGAGTCACAACATCTCCATTATGAAGTACAAGGAACTTACTCTGCAGCCTGAGCCTATTTGGAGTCTGTTTGCAACATTCCTCTGCCTAATTTGTTGTATGGAGCacttaatttagtttttaaaaagtttaaaagggCTGCATTCTGTACCTACATAGTCGTGGAGGCTTGATATAATTAACTGGACCATGTGATGTTGGGGCGGCGCTGTAGAGCTTTTTGTCGAAAGAACTCGAGTTTCAGAGCTCAGATGAAGACGGATTGAGGGAGATCTCAGGAATGCTCTGGCTGTAATTCCTTCATCTTCATGGCTGTTTTTTaataccttttttgttttatcttccCGCGCAGACGACTCCGAGAGGAGATTTCAGTCAAAATGGCCAACCGCTATGACTGTATGGAGTGTAAGGAGTCCTTGTTTGGTCAGAAGTACATCCTCAAGGAAGAAAACCCGTACTGCATCAAGTGCTACGAGGCACTTTTCTCTAATAAGTGTGAGGTGTGCCATGTGCTCATTGGCTGCACCAGCAAGGTAAGAGATTTAACTTGTATTCAGACGTTTACAGCTAGTTTTCTACCGTAGTTGCCCAACATACATCACAAATCAACCAGCATGTTTTAGTATAATAGTCAAGtttaatgtacaaaaaaaaaaggtactttttggactttttttcaAGTCATCATTTCAACCATGTTAGCAGCAGGGATCGGCACACAACTTTGGTCCAAACTGCTGCAGGAATTGATCATAAGTTTCTTTCTGGGTTCAACCATAATTGTTAGCCATTAGTGACATTGGTTACTATTCCATTTTCAACATTACCAATCCCCGAGCTCACGACCAACACGCAAACCTTCCCTCCTTTCACTGACTCTGCAGGATCTGTCGTACAAGGACCGCCACTGGCACAGCGAATGTTTCCTCTGCATCAAGTGCAGCCGATCTCTGGTGGATTGGCCGTTCTGCAGCAAGGATGACATGCTGATGTGCATGGAGTGCTACAGCAACGAGTACTCTGCTAAGTGCCATGCATGCCTGAAGACCATCATGCCAGGTGAGGACAGACGAATTGTCAACATGAGAACCGGTTTGATCAGAGACTGGGTGAGGTGGACTGTCTGAAAAGACAATCTGGAAGTGCTCGTAAACCTCGATGTCTTTTCAGTTGATGTCTTAGAACTTCTCGTGGTTCATGACCGGCAAACTTTCTTTGAATCTTGGACCTAACGCGTTCATATAGGTCAAGTTTGTGACGTAACGTCAGCAAATTGCAATTAGCTGGAATAGTTTGGAGTGGATCTGCATGCCTGTGGGACAGCGGGGCCTACAGGATATGTAATTGCTGACGTACATGTGAAAACTCAGACACAGagtgtcttttctctctgcagttaAAACTCCTTCAACTGATGACGAATCAAAGACGTGATGAGTAATCGCATGAGAGCATTGATGACAGTTTGTTAGGACGTTAACAGTTTAAGTGAGTTGAGAGGATGGAGGGTGTCTCCCTTTTCTCACTCCTACACACTTTAacgtctccctctcctccacccctccacccaccaGGCTCTAAAAAGATGGAGCATAAGGGCAACAGCTGGCACGAGAATTGTTTCACCTGCAACCGTTGCCAGCAGCCCATCGGCACCAGGTGCTTTGTGCAGAAGGACGTCAACAACTACTGCCTGCCCTGCTACGAGAAGCAGTTCGCCCAGCAGTGCGTCCACTGCAAGAAGGTGATTCACATCCATTCATGTCAACACTCACGaaattcaatcacaaataaatgtttgtctgcGGATGCAACTGATTCCGTACTCACTAATGAGCATCCTCCAGATAATAACAAGATCGATATTCTGTTTGAGAGGCATTTAAGTCAATGACCCATCATTTTTATGAATCATGGATTTTCCCTGAGACGTCCCTCGGGCagctttaaattgtttttattgttaaacaaccaccgttactgatgaaaatgtatctgacaTGAGGCAGCCCGATAATCAGGCTGATGTATCATCTAATGTTTTCCAAGAAGTCGTAGCGATAGAAGTCcccaactcaacaaaatattcTTTTATTGCAATATTTCAATGGGAAGGCAGCGTTCAAAGCTTTCTTCATACAGTAGTGGCCATAGTTTCTGTTAAAGAAGGCTGGAAAAGCAATACATGCAGACTTGGCGTCCAAATCACTGCTAACAGAGCAGCTATGAGTAGACAAACAGTGAAGCAGGGAAGAAGTCTTGTGTGTTATGTAACAGTCAGGTGGCAGGAAACAGATGGTCAGGCAGGCGGGAATCTGAGGCGTCGTTTTGTTGTGTGGAAGCTGGTCGGCCGTCATCAGGCTCGTCTGTGACTAAGCCGgcaacaaacagcacaaatgACGGAGAAATTGAAACCCACACGAAGGACCACACACACGAGTAGGAGCTCTGAATCGATGACCTGAAAATCCAATCACTGTGAAGAATGAAACACGTGTGAACTTAATGAGAATGAATGAACGTCTAAAAGCGCCGCCAAGCAATTTTGCTGCTGAATATTGTGTGTTTCGTTTGtctcaaatcaaaacaaacttcATGTACACTG
This genomic interval from Acanthopagrus latus isolate v.2019 chromosome 24, fAcaLat1.1, whole genome shotgun sequence contains the following:
- the LOC119015266 gene encoding four and a half LIM domains protein 2-like, producing the protein MANRYDCMECKESLFGQKYILKEENPYCIKCYEALFSNKCEVCHVLIGCTSKDLSYKDRHWHSECFLCIKCSRSLVDWPFCSKDDMLMCMECYSNEYSAKCHACLKTIMPGSKKMEHKGNSWHENCFTCNRCQQPIGTRCFVQKDVNNYCLPCYEKQFAQQCVHCKKPITTGGVNYRDQPWHKECFVCIGCKQQLAGQRFTSRDDFAYCLDCFCNLFAKKCAYCTTPISGLGGSKYISFEQRQWHNDCFNCKRCCVSLVGRGFLTCKDDILCPDCGKDI